Proteins co-encoded in one Malus sylvestris chromosome 7, drMalSylv7.2, whole genome shotgun sequence genomic window:
- the LOC126628617 gene encoding ADP,ATP carrier protein 1, mitochondrial-like isoform X2, translated as MVDQVQHPSVVQKVAGQLLQQSIQGYDNGFQRPGMYQRRAYGNYTNAALQYPFMPACRATTDMSLVPSTASPIFVQAPAEKGHFLIDFLMGGVSAAVSKTAAAPIERVKLLIQNQDEMIKTGRLSQPYKGIGECFSRTIKEEGFGSLWRGNTTNVIRYFPTQALNFAFKDYFKRLFNFKKDRDGYWKWFAGNLASGSAAGAYSLLFVYSLDYARTRLTNDAKAAKKGGERQFNGLVDVYRKTLKSDGIAGLYRGFNISCVGIIVYRGLYFGLYDSLKPVVLTGGLQDSFFASFALGWLITNGAGLASYPIDTVRRRMMMTSGEAVKYKSSLDAFQQILKNEGAKSLFKGAGANILRAIAGAGVLSGYDKLQLLVFGKKYGSGSG; from the exons ATGGTTGATCAGGTTCAACATCCTTCTGTCGTCCAGAAGGTAGCTGGCCAGCTCCTTCAGCAATCTATCCAGGGTTACGATAATGGCTTCCAAAGACCAGGGATGTACCAAAGACGTGCATATGGGAACTACACTAATGCTGCATTGCAGTATCCCTTCATGCCAGCATGCAGGGCTACCACTGATATGTCTTTGGTTCCATCAACTGCATCTCCTATCTTTGTTCAAGCCCCTGCAGAGAAAGGCCACTTTCTTATTGATTTTCTCATGGGCGGAGTCTCTGCTGCTGTATCTAAAACTGCTGCTGCCCCAATTGAGCGTGTCAAGCTGTTGATTCAGAACCAGGACGAGATGATCAAAACTGGTCGTTTGTCTCAACCCTACAAGGGCATTGGAGAGTGCTTTAGCCGTACAATCAAGGAAGAGGGTTTTGGTTCATTGTGGAGAGGGAACACTACCAATGTTATCCGTTACTTCCCCACTCAG GCCTTGAACTTTGCATTCAAGGATTACTTCAAGAGGCTGTTCAACTTCAAGAAAGACAGGGATGGTTATTGGAAATGGTTTGCTGGTAACTTGGCTTCAGGAAGTGCTGCTGGTGCTTATTCTCTTCTCTTTGTCTACTCTTTGGATTATGCTCGTACTCGTTTGACTAATGATGCTAAAGCTGCAAAGAAGGGAGGAGAAAGACAATTCAATGGTCTGGTTGATGTCTACAGGAAGACATTGAAATCTGATGGAATTGCCGGTCTTTACCGTGGATTCAACATCTCTTGTGTTGGAATTATTGTCTACCGTGGTCTTTACTTTGGACTGTACGATTCCCTAAAGCCTGTTGTCCTGACTGGAGGCTTGCAG GATAGTTTCTTCGCTAGCTTTGCCCTCGGTTGGCTCATCACCAATGGTGCTGGTCTTGCATCCTACCCAATTGACACTGTCCGCAGAAGAATGATGATGACCTCCGGTGAAGCCGTCAAGTACAAGAGTTCCCTGGATGCCTTCCAACAAATCTTGAAGAACGAGGGTGCCAAGTCTCTCTTCAAGGGTGCTGGTGCTAACATCCTCCGTGCCATTGCTGGTGCTGGTGTGCTCTCTGGTTATGACAAGCTACAGCTGCTTGTGTTCGGCAAGAAGTACGGATCTGGTTCCGGTTAA